GTTCCAGACTGGTGAAATACGAGGGGTGAAGCAGAGGAGGAGTTGGTTTCACTATGAGGCACGCTATGAATAAGGCACACTGCGACGAATCACTACTGCATCAACATAATTGGACGGTCTGTGGGGGATGCAACTATTGGGTCGATCTCTTCAGTCCTTAATGAGGCCCGATAGCTTCACATGAGTGGTCCAATTGTTGTCATGAGTTCTGGATGAAAACCTGTAATAGAAGAGTACAAGAGTTATCGAACGGTTTGTTATCCATATGCACAAGCTATTGTGTTCTCCACTCCTCATATGTGCACAATATTTGACAGCTGGAAAAAACTGCATGAGAGCTTTAGAattaaaaatgagaagggGAAGAGAGAAATATTGCTCTCTGAGTTCTCCCTTCTCAGTCTAGGATGGCTCTCACCAGGTCGATCAATACAGACTGTGCTCACAATCCTGACAAAAGAGTGATGCATCCCGTAGTCAAGACTTCCATTTTATTTCTCTCATATTCAATAAGTAGAGTGGTAAAATGGACTTGCCTAGATAGAAAATAATCACTAGGGCACGGGAGACGTACATGAAAACCTATCGTTTGCCCATTGTCACTTTTCAGATGTATGGTAGGGGCATAACCTAGGGGCATCACTCTGTCAGAAtatgtttttccttttatttcttttttaccttttccATCTAGTTTTTACTTCAGCTTTGAGGGGTGGGTTTGAGTTCTGACCGTAGAGGATACGAGTCAACAACGGCCCAAAACTCaggaaagaaacagaaaacacaaaaaaaaaattaaataaatgaaactGGGAAAAAGGACGGTTTTCGCTTCAGACTCCAAACAACTCTTCATTCCATTCCCCAATTTTTCCTTTCAACTATCGATTATGCATATGGAGTCTATCGATAACGCATCCTTAACTATCGattcaaaacttaaaaaaattcttccaACGCAAAAGAATCCCCAAGATTccatattccttttttttttctatcttgtCTTTTACTTTCATGCAGGAAGCCATGGCAGGTGCCGACATTTTCGGAAAATCGCCTAATGATCTTTACTTTTTTACATTGGCAATAATCTTATACATACATCTCGAGTGTTGCGTGCATAATGCATCCATGAAAGGGCATCAAAGTGCACCGaacaaaaagaggaagaaaaaaaaagctttcaaGCGGGTTTTGAAACTGCGTGAAACGTATCAGTTGTTGTTGGTATTACACATTTGGTAGTTTCgtactaaaaaagaaattccttGGTATGGCAAGCAATCGACAGTTAATAGAGTAAGGCAAAGCAAGTTAAAGTACCATCATACGGCTTTAATCTGATTTAGATCAAAGGCACTTGATGTCGCAGGTCGCGTGAAGAACAAAATGCATTGGCcacctattttcttttttcaaagaattGTTCATAATTTGCTTAGTACTTATACAAGACTAGCCCCAGCGGAAAAGCTGGTTTTGCTCTGTCAAGAAAATTAAGAGCCAGACATTTGATGCGATTGAGCTGTAATCTTATTTGTTCGATTGTATACTCTACGGCACCGTAGAAAAGTTGACTTTGCGCATTTCCGACTCCAACGGCGCAAGAAAATCCATCACGTCAGTTAAAAGAGATCAATCTAAATGTTGATCTAAAGGTCGATCCACTTTCTGAAGCTCCTGGCATTTTGCCCTCACCTAATTTTGGTGTGTGGGGGCCATCAAGACATCATGTCGGTCATGTTTCCTACTCTGATGATTGCCCTTAATAGTGGTACATACATTGTGGGTCGCCGTCATTGCTCCTGCCTCACAGAGGGGTTTTTCTTCGTCGGCGGCGGTAGCCACTCAAGGTCTTCACGTCGACCAgcgaagaaataaaaaaaaagggcgcaCTACGCGATAATCAAGACtgtgtgttaaaaaaaaaaggaaggaggaaaaaaaaaaagtagaaggCGGCGGCGGCAGTGGCGGCTTTTCTTGTACTGCCTCTGACCCGCggctctttttatttttctcttaagaaaagtaaaaaaagaaaataacaactCTAGCTATCTTTTACAGTGCTGCGGGGCTGTTGATGTCATCTATCTCTTTCTCAATGCGGGCGAGAATGTGTGTGTGCTGCTCAGTAACATTCCATGGGAGGAGAGACGTGTCAAGGTAAAGTGACTCTTGCTCGATTACGCGACCAAAGCAGATGGATTCGAGCCAAAATGCCGACAACTCTCGTAAATATAGatcagccttttttttttctcttgtcttATGGATTGTTGTAAGCTCACCGCCGAATGTCGTCGTCGAACGATCAAACGCAGAGAAAGCGACTTCCGCCGACAACGTGATGGATGTTCCGAGGATCAATTTACATGCTAATTCAACTAAATAATATACCTAAAATCGAATCGAGATAACCTCTTTCTTACTTGATtgtggagagagagagaataaaaCTGCGCAGTGAAGTCGGCAAATTAGTTCCAGAGTGTCCGGCATTCGAATAGAACTGATGATGGAtgacaaaacaacaacaatcggAATCGTCCGACCACTTTACCGCGAACACGTCTAAACACCTCGCCAACCAAGTCCTTTCTTCTTCCTACTCTACAGAGGCATATCTGTGTCATTCACAAGATGGATCTGATATTTATGTTAAAGGTCGCCACATAGCGGTTGccgcattttgtttttatctacGGCCACAGTCCCGAATGGTATATAAAAGCTATATATTCCACGCGGCGGCGCGGGTCTATTGGCCTCAGCACTCATTTGTCTCGCCCGATGATGATCACTCAGCGGACTGGGCAGTCCTGTCTAACTGCAGCATCATTTGGAATTATCTCTCTCTTCTcgtacacacacatacacacggGAAAATCAGATTACACAAGCGGCGCGAGCGGCGGTTTCTTTTTACTcgtaaaaatatataaaaacaaaatttcttccttttttttttttttttttgaggaaaacagagaagaaaaaaggatagCCGCCCGGCGAGCGATAAGAACCTCAAATGAAGAAAGAACGGCTTACATACGCGACATCTTGGCGCTGCCATAGGCGGCTTTCTTCAGTCATTATATTAGTATATTACTGTTGTTTGCCTAAACACATTTGCTCGCATATCCGTGTTCAAACAATGAGTTCTGTGAAATCTCTGTAAGGGTTGTGATTAAACGTGGAATTATTATATAGGCCTTTTGCGTTAAGGAGTGGTTCATTACATTCAATACGCCGAAATCACAAAGCAGCAGCGAAAAGAGATGTTATCGCGCTACATATTAATTATTTTCGTGccctttgttatttttttttcttttccaataaATGTCTGAGTCATCAAAATATTGGGCGCACACAAAGTTCAAATTTTGAGATCATTCTGTCACGTCCGTGATAAAGGCTAGAAGATTTATTTGCCATAAACGTTGTTCTATGTCAATGTCAACATGGCCTGAAAAGGGACTTGTTTacgttttcaaaaatttccaAGATCAATATCAGCAGTCAtccaaagaaataaaagtctAGGCGTATGTAGTTGAGCTTATAAAGAGCTCAGAGAAATTGATTTCACGCTTGATTGACACTTGCCAGATAAGTTTCTAATGATAGTATATATTCTAATGACATCGGATGTAGGCGAGTATTACGCAGTTTAGTAACGGGATTTACTTTATCAAGTCGTCAAATCCATTCTATAAATCTGCCAAGTCACGTTGAAATTAGGATTCGTTcgtaaaaacatttttttttttcgttcaaaatATCTTAATCGCCTATAGCACTGCAAAATCAAGAACGAAATGcttggattttgtttttgtttaccgACGTTCAACAACCGAAGCAATGTAACATGCCTGTGATTAAAAAATTGAAGGTATGAGGGACTTCTAGCGGTACTATTGTGCACTTAGTTTCAGAAACTGAAAAGTATTTACGCAAGATTTCcagtgctggcgcgccagtATCTTCTAGTATTTAATACATGCTTTCACATAAATTCTTAATAATTGTATCAGCAGTTTAAAATTGCATCATAACATTTCTAATGTTTACcaggaatttaaaaattatctttCAAACATAGATTAACTAAAAGTAACGCCTAAATGAAGGTCCcacagtttttttatttttcgttggGCTTCCCCTCCACCTACTAGTTCACGTACCGTACTTAAAACAACTATTATCGGAAAAGCTATAAGTTCAAAACTCATTAATGTCACTGTAATCAATAGCGCTTGACGAGGGCTATTCATTTGTGTAAAATTCGTGACAGAACTGTTGTAAGCAACACATTTTTAATGAGATGTTTTTCGGAATTTTTGCACTTCACAGATATACTCGACCCAATccacaaaaccaaaaaaatcatTAGTCCTTAAAATTGTTGGTTTATAACGATTTTACTATAAATACACAAATGAAAAGCCTTCATCAAGTACTATTTGGTTCAACCAAATTTTGTGAATTTTTGACGGATAGTTTTTCCAATAATAGTAATCTTATGTTCGTAAATTAGTAGGAGGAGGGGAAGCCcaacaaaaagacaaaaactTTAGGTCCTTTAATTGGGtattgtttttggtttttcagcATTCTAAAGGCAATTTTAATTTCCGATacaattatttataatttaaacTCGAATGAAGCATGTGTTAAACACCGGAACGGACTGGCGCGATAGCTAAGACCAGTTTGAAAATCTCGTTAGTGTGTATGCGCTGTTAAAGAAACATGCTTAATCAACCGCTAATAAACAGGAATCGGCCAGTCAACGTTTACTTTCGTTTCTTGAGTAAtgtcttcgttttttttactgtttcaTAGTCAACTGCCAGGGCGCTATGAGCGTCCATTAAACTTGATACGCAGTCAGACTGTGACGCAGTGAATCGGAGAATCACGGATATTAGACATCGTTACAACTTTGGTCTTCAGATATATTTTATGTTTACTTCGTTTGCGTATACCAAGTGTTAGATCTATAGGCTATAAATAGTTTTAACTAAATACTAATTCAATTGATagatttgtttgaatttcagtaatttttgaataaaaattttaaaaaagatgcGAGAATGTGTTTAGGGATCGGACTCAGAATTTGTTTGGGCACTGGAGGAGGGGAAAGCTAGCAGTACAAGAAAGTAGCGTGGGTTAATTTTCACCGAAAACTTTATCGTAAATTATTACACATAATGCCGAAAAGTGAATTTTATTTACGATATTACGTTGGGCATAAAGGAAAATTTGGGCATGAGTTTCTCGAGTTTGAATTCAGACCTGACGGTAATATGTCATTATAATAAGACTTCACTTAATGGATGAACCTTTCACTCAATGCCGGGTTATTATATTTCTTTTCAGGCAAACTGAGATACGCCAATAATTCCAATTACAAAAATGACACAATGATTAGAAAAGAGGTAAAATGACAATGTATATGACTATATTCACTTTACCATATCTAACTTTGGTATAGGCATATGTTCATCAAAGTGTTTTGAATGAGTTGAAGCGGATCATTGAAGATTCTGAAATTCTCCAAGAAGATGATTCCCTGTGGCCAACTCCTGATCGTGTTGGAAGACAGGAATTGGAAATTGTCATGGGAGATGAACATATTTCATTCTCTACATCAAAAATTGGTTCACTTGTTGATGTCAATCAGTCAAAGTATGAAAACCATTTGTTTTTCAGCCTATATTTTGTAATatcctcctttttttgttcattttgttttatttcaggGATGCCGATGGATTACGTgcattttattatttggtCCAGGATTTGAAATGCCTAGTGTTCTCACTCATTGGTCTCCACTttaagataaaacccatttaAAGTTTTGGATTGTGATTTGTGTTGTACTCCTGTCATTTTTCCATCGAACCATCCCGGAAGGTGTATGTTTTTTTCCAGATTAATAAAAAGATTTCTTGAACATTGTTTTATAATTCTCACATTTATTCTTGGTGTTCTGTAATGTGATTTAATCATATTACTTTACACATTGATActcataaatatatatactgaTATCAAAACATTGGTGTAGGACTGTTTGGCGAAAATCGAGTGGAATCTTGTTATCTATTTTGTCTTGGTATTAGCCGTGATATGTTATTTGACCCACTAGATGCCCACAGTACACATGTATTCGAATATAATTAATGAACCGGTTGTAGCATCCTTGAAAATAGTGAGACAGGCAGACAGCCATATTTACCAAAGATTCAATGATTGTCGCTGGCGATATGTCGAACAATGTACAAATGAACCTTCTACACAAAAGCTGAATGAATTTCAccgtaaaatttattttccaaCCCACTAAAAAGGGATGAACATAGTTCCAGCGCTAAAATTTTCGTCCTCACTGCTTGGTAGCTGCATTCAATTATTAACTTAAATTGTTTGTaggaaataaaattagttGGTGTAAAACAAAGATGAAAATTACAGATATATTAATCTCAATCAGCTCAATAATATTCACTgcagtaaaaaagaaaacgcagAAAAGggattaataaaaaaaaacaattcgtGAGTCGTGACCAGTCAAGTGTGTTTAGGGTACATATAGTGCGATCCGAAAATTGCCTTCGCTGCAAGTTctattcccttttgcatccgtTTTTTAGTCGATTCTGTGCCAGGTCCTTTACTTTTGGCGGTGTATAGTGAAACATGTCATACTCGAACGATAACAGGTACTGCTGCCGATTTCGtggtttatttattattttacgtGTCGGTTTTAGTTTCTAGAAATGCACCATGATTCGTTTTATTTAGCGCTGCAGTTCtgggatttgtttttttagccATTCTCCGGCAGTTAGACGTTAACTTTTTTGGGGAATTCGTCATGAGAGTAGCCTCAGTTGGTACATCATGGCGGCGTGggttgattaattttttttatttcctgaATGCTTAAGTGTATTACTATTAAGTTGATCAATGTTTTATAGTAGTAATGTTTGCTTTAAGTCTGGTAGGTTTCTAACTTTGTGTTAACAGTGAATGCTGAAATTTTCCAAGATGACTAATTGTTGAATGGTTTGTTAAAGGGAAGAGAATTGGAGTGGGAAGGCTCCTAAGAATGGGACTGAAGAACGTCCTGAAGGAGAAGCTGAGGACCGTGGAAACTATGATGGACCACCAGGCATGGACCCTGATGGTGTCATTGAATCCAACTGGGACAAAGTGAGTTTGCTGACACTTTGCTTTATTGGAACGTAACTAATCATACTTCCTCTAGATTGTGGATAACTTCGATGAGATGAAGTTGAAGGAAAAGTTGTTGCGTGGTATCTATGCTTATGGTTTTGAGCGTCCCTCTGCCATTCAGCAGCGTGCCATTTTGCCCTGTATTATGGGCCATGATGTTATTGCTCAAGCCCAGTCTGGTACCGGCAAGACGGCCACTTTCGCCATATCGTTGTTGCAGCAAATCGACATCGATGCCAATGAATGTCAGGCGCTTGTATTGGCACCCACCCGCGAGTTGGCTCAGCAGATTCAGAAGGTATGAAACAAACAGGGAAAAATACCACAAATTTTCAACCACCTATGCTCTTCGCTTAGGTTGTTTTGGCTCTTGGTGACTATATGGATGCACAATGCCACGCTTGCATTGGTGGAACCAACGTTCGTGAGGATCTTCGCAAACTGTCGCAGGGGGTCCATGTTGTCGTTGGAACACCTGGTCGTGTCTTCGACATGATCAACCGACGAGCACTGAGTAATTATAGCGTTCATTTATTAAATACATTATATTCATTTCTCGTTTTTGAAAACCTCCAGAGACGAGTTGCATAAAAGTGTTCGTGTTGGATGAAGCCGATGAAATGTTGTCTCGTGGTTTCAAGGACCAAATCTACGATGTTTTCAAGAATTTGCCCGCTGAAGTGCAGGTAAGTGCTCATTTAAATCCCATTTTTCGTAAACCTTCaattttatttactttaaTTTTAGGTTATCCTGCTTTCCGCCACGATGCCGGCTGATGTCATGGAAGTGACGAATCACTTCATGCGCAATCCTATCCGAATTCTCGTCAAGAAGGAGGAGCTGACGCTTGAGGGTATCAAGCAGTTCTACGTCCAGGTAATGCGATTAATGTTATACGTGTCTCGAGCTCCAAATGGCATGTTTTGTTGATTAGGTTGAACGCGAAGAATGGAAATTGGACACGCTATGCGACTTGTACGACACATTGAGTATTACTCAGGCCGTCATTTTCTGCAACACTCGCAGGAAAGTCGATTGGCTTACAGAGAAGATGCATGAGAGAGATTTCACCGTTTCCGCTATGCACGGTGAGATGGAGCAGAAGGAGCGTGACGTTATTATGCGTGAGTTCCGATCTGGTTCTTCCCGTGTCTTGATCACCACCGATCTCCTCGCTCGCGGGATTGACGTTCAGCAGGTGTCGCTGGTAATCAACTATGATTTGCCCAACCATCGTGAAAACTACATCCACAGGTAAACCTGATAGAAATTCGATTTACAGTGGATCTGATTTGACAcatgaaaatttaaatcaaCAGAATTGGTCGTGGTGGTCGATTCGGTCGCAAAGGTGTGGCCATTAATTTCGTGACGGAGGAAGATTGGCGCGTGCTTCGTGACATTGAACAGTACTACAATACTACGATTGAGGCTATGCCCATGAACGTGGCAGACCTCATCtaaaacaaacagaaagagaCGATTTGTTTGCCCTTGTGCATCTTGGCCTGTGAGTATTTCGGAAAATCGCACTGGCTAATTCTCGGAAAACGGTTCTTTTTGCAAAACGACTAGACGATAATTGAAAGTTTGTGCGGCTGCTGTTAGCGCACTCTCTATTTCTCTCCACTTTCCTCCCACCCCCAAACAAAACGAGCTATTTGAGAAGTTTTGAAGGTTTTGGCTTGCAAGGCCATTGTTGGTCCCGTTAGCTATTTCGAAGCAGACGAAgcattactttttttttccttatataATCAAGAAAGTCGTGGTAGCGACATTCAAAATTattatacttttttttgttcctcgTATTACCATCCTTAGATTTATTACATTTAATTTTCCACTAGTAGCAATTCTTGGTCCCTTCCATTTTATTATCGTAaattgccccctttttttttctcaaagaATTTCAATAAGTTTATGCTAAAACATCGAGCAATCCAAGAGTTTGGTAGGAAGTTGGGAAGCCTTCAGCGAGGGGGGGGTCGTCATTGGCATCCTCCCCTGGACTGGCTGCGCCACCAACCAACTTTCCGTTGTCAATCTCGATACGTGTAACACAAACAACTTAATTTCTAATTCTGTAAGAGTATACTGTCGCTACTCTATTTTTGCTGCTTGCCCTCTTGTACCATGCGTTCGGAGGTTTGTATCCGACCGACCCTCAAGCGTCCGCCCGGCCGGATGTGGATCCCTCTCTCACCCACATTGATCGGCGTGCTGGGACGAGGGTTCCAAATCCGTAAGAGGCGTCGGCGGAAAAAGAACATAAGACCCCCTTCGTCTTTATATGTATCACTATTGCTATAATTCATTAACTCTTCATTTCTATCAAagataaaagtttttttttttttttttaatgtcgaagtaaaaattgaaatccGATGGAAGTGTTTCCCCTCTTCCTCTTTCCGTGTCGTCCTTTTATTTCAcctcccaatttttttattggcttTCTTATTAATACAAACTTTTGTCCAATTCGTGCTTTTTGATTcacattcaattttttttcttattttttttttctctatcgCGGTTCGTTCTGGCCACCCGTTAAGGACCGTGATGACCCATCGTGAGTTTGCAGATTGAGAAGGAGCGTGCTGATGTGTGAAGGCTGGCTACATCGTCGTCGTCGGCTACAggagtgatttttttttttacattaaatttaaaattttttttgttgtgcgCTTTGGATTATCTGAGaacgaaaaaaaggaaaaaaaaaaaaaaaaagagaatcacGTGACATTACCAGCTCCAGCGTTCTTTCACAACATCAGTACCTCTTGACTCTGTTGCTCTGAATACAGTCATGGCCGTTCAATGAAATGTGTctgaatttttcatttactcGTCGACATTAGTTCATAAGTATAAAAGGGACAGGAAAAAAACTGGATTTGAGTGAACGAATGTATTGAAAAATACGAAAACATTGTGCGTGGGTGTGTTTTTGATTGTACGAATACGCAAGGTAGTTTTAGTAGGTTAAATAATAGTACGCTTGATGGAGAGCATTGAATAACATcaacatgttttttgtttgtttttttttgcgttgtgacgagtttttgtttttatttttggtttgttcCAGGAAATTGTTGATTTAGTCTAACTGGAAACAAACTGCGAATCCTCTgacatttgttgttgttttttattaaaaaattcgGTGCTTGTTCTGAGTCTTTTACAATTTGATGTTAGGGTTGGTGGCAGCAATGTACTGGAGAAGAGGAGGCGAATCTTCGCAGATGACGGCCTTGGTGTGATAGCATCCAATGTCGTGCCATTTGATGCCGTCCTTGTAGACGTTATTGAGCACGCCCAGGCAAGATTCCTTGGTCTCGTTGatttcgaattcagcgttGTCGGGTTGCGGTCTCTTAAAATGGCCAGTAGCGCTCCATGGCTGATAACCCCAACCGGCGGGAGTTTCGTTGGTCTTGGCCAATTTGACGCCGGAACCCGACCAGAACCATCCGTTGATCAAGACGGGTTGCAAATCTTCACGATCACAGCCCTTTGAAGTTGCACAAACGTCCGCTCGTCCAAATGTAGGGTAGTTTCTCTGTTGGGGTTTTACGGTTGGTCAATCATTTGATTATGGAGAAGAGAGAAAATTATGTATTACGTTTCTCCAGTATGTCGAGCACCATGTCGTTCTCTTCGACCGTTTCGATGCTGATGGCGTCCATGCAGTGTTTACGGCACAGATTACGGGCATCCAACCAATCGCTCTTGATATCCTTATAAGCGCTGACGTTCGTGCTCAAAAAGTACCAATGTCCATTGCGTTCCCATTGTTtcggtcctttttttttttttttttgaatacaaaaaattggcattcaaattaaaaaaccagtaaaaaaacaaataaaaatggaatgttACTTTGTGCGCAAGCGTCAGCTTCCGGTAGCGACAATAATCTTCCACCGTCGTTGATATCGCTGCCTCCTTTGCCGGACACTTCGACGCTTTTACCCATGGCCGCTTTGGCTTCCATGGCCGCTTTAGCTTCCATTGCAGCTTTGGCTTCCATCGCTGCTTTGAGATCAGCATCCAGCTTGTCAGGTCGGCAAGTCACCAGGGTGACAGTCAGCATTAAAGTGAAGAATAACATCGGGCGGAACATGTTGACAAACTGGTttcgaaaataaatcaatgatttttaaaatgtcctTAAAGACGAATTGTGAAAGAAAGGCGACTCCAAAAATGAAGAACTTACTTGTTTGAATGATAATTTGGTATTGCACGAGATGTGGGTTGTTGTTTCCACTGTTGGTTCTGTCCAACTGTTGATACTACCTGCCGTCAGCCTCTTATATAACCGGGTCCCGGGCCCGTTGAAGCCTTTCCGAGGCctctccttctctctctctctctccccctctCTCTAGAACATTGCGTGAGTaaaggggagagagagagagaagatcgaaaaagaaaaaaaaaagaagaagagtgAGCCGGAACTTAGTTATGCTAGTCGGTTTGTTCTTTTTCAGCTTTCGCGTCCTTCCTATCGGCTCTAGTACAAGGTCGGCTGCCTCCGCGTGCAGTTGGTATACGTTGGCACACGATTCTACCTGTTTCAAGTGTCCAGAAGATGAAGCTGACCGCATCGCGGCAAAGGTCgtcaccgtttttttttcttttctttgacgaCCTTTGATTTTGATGACGGCGCTTGACCGTGACGTCCTTTCCTGAAACTCGACGAAACAAGAAGGTTATTTGGGTGCGTTATtcacattatatttgatggcAAATTGT
This genomic stretch from Daphnia magna isolate NIES linkage group LG10, ASM2063170v1.1, whole genome shotgun sequence harbors:
- the LOC116931945 gene encoding eukaryotic initiation factor 4A-I, producing the protein MSYSNDNREENWSGKAPKNGTEERPEGEAEDRGNYDGPPGMDPDGVIESNWDKIVDNFDEMKLKEKLLRGIYAYGFERPSAIQQRAILPCIMGHDVIAQAQSGTGKTATFAISLLQQIDIDANECQALVLAPTRELAQQIQKVVLALGDYMDAQCHACIGGTNVREDLRKLSQGVHVVVGTPGRVFDMINRRALKTSCIKVFVLDEADEMLSRGFKDQIYDVFKNLPAEVQVILLSATMPADVMEVTNHFMRNPIRILVKKEELTLEGIKQFYVQVEREEWKLDTLCDLYDTLSITQAVIFCNTRRKVDWLTEKMHERDFTVSAMHGEMEQKERDVIMREFRSGSSRVLITTDLLARGIDVQQVSLVINYDLPNHRENYIHRIGRGGRFGRKGVAINFVTEEDWRVLRDIEQYYNTTIEAMPMNVADLI
- the LOC123477006 gene encoding protein mago nashi homolog, with product MPKSEFYLRYYVGHKGKFGHEFLEFEFRPDGKLRYANNSNYKNDTMIRKEAYVHQSVLNELKRIIEDSEILQEDDSLWPTPDRVGRQELEIVMGDEHISFSTSKIGSLVDVNQSKDADGLRAFYYLVQDLKCLVFSLIGLHFKIKPI